In one Pseudodesulfovibrio tunisiensis genomic region, the following are encoded:
- a CDS encoding efflux RND transporter periplasmic adaptor subunit — MKDRFPHSFRLAAVSAVILALFLIVSGCGQEGKRARREKVVPVTVVPVAQEDVAYTLNAVGNVEPLASVEVKPRVGGIIVKQWVRNGQDVEQGDPLFQIDARPYDLTIQKAQAELDRDRARLEKARKSLKRYSRLRDLNVVAQEQYDDNYAETTALENTIRLNESVLAKARLDREYAAITAPISGRVGIVHVNKGNVIKANDDRTLCVINQIRPINVAFSLPERYLPELMERFSQGEVAVSVLPSGSQDKPVMARVSAVDNAVDTATGTIRVLASHDNQDNRLWPGQFSRVKLVLRTLPKALLLPTRAILPGLKGPYVYVVRPGKDGESGVAEARDVKTSYIVQGRTVVEQGLKPGELVVLDGQIALAPGTRVSIRDRPDETGGTAGQEKAQ, encoded by the coding sequence ATGAAAGACCGTTTTCCTCATTCCTTTCGGCTGGCCGCAGTTTCAGCCGTCATTCTCGCATTGTTCCTGATCGTGTCCGGTTGCGGGCAGGAAGGCAAGCGCGCTCGGCGTGAAAAGGTCGTTCCGGTCACGGTCGTTCCCGTGGCGCAGGAGGATGTCGCCTACACATTGAATGCCGTGGGCAACGTGGAACCCCTTGCATCCGTGGAAGTCAAGCCCCGGGTGGGCGGAATCATCGTGAAGCAGTGGGTGCGCAACGGGCAGGACGTGGAGCAGGGCGACCCCCTGTTTCAGATCGATGCCCGCCCCTATGATCTGACCATTCAGAAGGCGCAGGCCGAACTGGACCGGGATCGGGCCAGGCTGGAAAAGGCGCGCAAGAGCCTGAAGCGCTATTCCCGGTTGCGTGATCTGAATGTGGTGGCTCAGGAACAGTACGACGACAATTATGCCGAAACCACGGCTCTGGAAAACACGATCCGGCTGAATGAAAGCGTTCTGGCCAAGGCAAGGCTGGATCGGGAATATGCGGCCATCACTGCGCCCATTTCCGGCCGGGTGGGCATCGTGCACGTGAACAAGGGCAACGTGATCAAGGCCAATGACGACCGGACCCTGTGCGTGATCAACCAGATCCGCCCCATCAATGTGGCCTTTTCCCTGCCCGAGCGGTATCTGCCCGAACTCATGGAACGGTTCTCACAGGGGGAGGTCGCGGTGAGCGTGCTTCCGTCCGGCAGTCAGGACAAGCCGGTCATGGCCCGTGTTTCCGCAGTGGACAATGCCGTGGACACGGCGACCGGTACGATTCGGGTGCTGGCGTCCCACGACAATCAGGACAACCGCTTGTGGCCCGGCCAGTTCTCGCGGGTCAAGCTGGTGCTGCGCACCTTGCCGAAGGCTCTGCTTCTGCCCACCCGTGCGATTCTGCCCGGGCTGAAAGGTCCGTATGTCTATGTGGTCAGGCCGGGCAAGGATGGCGAATCCGGCGTGGCCGAGGCAAGGGATGTGAAGACTTCCTACATCGTGCAGGGCCGCACCGTGGTGGAACAGGGGCTCAAGCCGGGCGAGCTGGTGGTGCTTGACGGCCAGATTGCTCTTGCTCCGGGCACCCGGGTGTCGATCAGGGATCGTCCGGATGAGACCGGAGGTACTGCCGGGCAGGAGAAGGCGCAATGA
- a CDS encoding transporter substrate-binding domain-containing protein: protein MAEWSLPEWRTTRRIMNARLFPRLEWRERSQNSLRVADHIPSQKCILTGEYRRFVILNPLSMQKPYPFWRVPEVSVILCRIKPIFCSFVLVVVLGANASLAKERLVVAIDSQYAPMSFVAPNGEPEGILVELWRLWSEQTGVEVDFVYGTWEQTLEMVRSGKADVHSGLFRNSLRAEWLSFSDALYSVKSAFHQRTHAAVPDQDAPQNSKIGAVAGTYQYDFLEANYAKSRIVAYADHDALLTALVSAEIGVAFDEVPTIARGLARYGWQGLVSRVASREISNTVHAAVLKERKPLLRKINEGFRCLDSMCLAALDERWTTNPADRYYQRAESSAKGALNREEQQFIQEHPFISLTSTPDWPPFEMHMADGSYAGIAADFIRLAARKVGLEINPVFDTDWGAHMEKLKAGKLDVAPGLNETAKRREHFIFTKPYIEYYSAIFTKADREDIEKVEDLAGKTVALEDGYAIARNLPNDRPEINMLLVKTTQEALEAVSAGKADAYIGNQVVASYLIKKFTLPNLKLVSLWRTDLPGMLRFAVAKDNPILKGILQKGLDAITRQEKEGILSTYLDASGFKQKIFSLSKAQWEWLKAHPRLVLGVDTQSAPFEFMDEDGEYKGISFEYTRFIEDKLKIGMEPAKGLNWGEVLQYAKEGRIDVLTSVVRTPEREKYLHFTEPYISFPVVVYSAKEAPLIGGIHDVLKGRMAVVQGYATQEFLQTDFPDVQLTLYPTVQEAIRALSLGEVDWFINDLATGGYAIEHSGVTNLKVAASTDYAMSLSMAVRKDYPELVEILDKALSVVSDEEAAEFKGKWLALTFEHGLDMRTVLCWVLPISGAVLLIVGGNSPVEQKDGT, encoded by the coding sequence TTGGCGGAATGGTCGTTGCCGGAATGGCGTACGACACGCCGTATCATGAATGCTCGGCTGTTTCCTCGGCTGGAATGGCGTGAGCGTTCGCAGAATTCTTTGAGAGTGGCAGACCACATCCCATCACAAAAATGCATATTAACTGGTGAATATCGTCGGTTTGTAATATTGAATCCTCTAAGCATGCAAAAGCCTTATCCGTTTTGGCGGGTTCCGGAGGTTTCAGTGATTTTGTGCCGCATCAAACCGATTTTTTGCAGTTTTGTTCTGGTGGTCGTTCTTGGTGCAAACGCTTCTTTGGCAAAAGAGCGTCTTGTCGTGGCCATCGATAGCCAGTACGCCCCCATGTCGTTTGTTGCTCCGAATGGAGAGCCTGAAGGAATACTGGTGGAGCTGTGGCGATTGTGGTCCGAACAGACCGGAGTCGAAGTCGATTTCGTTTACGGCACCTGGGAACAGACGTTGGAGATGGTGCGGTCCGGAAAGGCTGATGTTCATTCCGGATTGTTCAGGAATTCTTTGCGGGCAGAATGGCTTTCCTTTTCCGATGCCCTGTATTCCGTGAAAAGTGCATTTCATCAGAGAACGCATGCTGCGGTTCCGGACCAGGATGCACCGCAGAACAGCAAGATCGGGGCTGTTGCCGGAACCTATCAATATGATTTTCTGGAAGCCAACTACGCAAAATCGCGGATAGTCGCATATGCAGACCACGATGCGTTGCTTACGGCTCTTGTTTCCGCCGAAATAGGTGTTGCCTTTGACGAAGTCCCCACCATTGCCCGAGGCTTGGCACGATATGGTTGGCAAGGGCTTGTTTCGAGGGTTGCTTCCCGGGAAATCTCGAATACCGTGCATGCTGCCGTGCTCAAGGAGCGGAAGCCTCTCCTCAGGAAAATCAATGAGGGGTTTCGCTGTCTGGATTCAATGTGTCTGGCAGCCCTTGATGAACGATGGACCACCAATCCGGCCGACCGTTACTACCAGCGCGCTGAGTCGAGTGCCAAAGGGGCGCTGAACCGGGAGGAACAACAGTTCATTCAGGAGCATCCTTTCATCTCATTGACCTCGACGCCGGATTGGCCACCTTTTGAAATGCATATGGCAGATGGCTCCTACGCAGGAATTGCCGCCGACTTCATCCGTCTGGCTGCCCGCAAGGTCGGTCTTGAAATCAATCCTGTTTTCGACACCGACTGGGGAGCGCACATGGAGAAACTCAAGGCGGGAAAGCTTGATGTTGCTCCGGGATTGAATGAAACCGCCAAGCGGCGAGAGCATTTCATTTTCACGAAACCGTATATCGAGTACTACTCGGCAATATTCACGAAAGCAGACAGAGAGGATATTGAAAAGGTCGAAGATCTTGCCGGGAAGACGGTTGCATTGGAAGACGGCTATGCAATTGCACGAAATCTTCCAAATGATCGCCCCGAGATCAACATGCTGCTTGTGAAAACAACGCAGGAAGCTCTGGAAGCCGTCTCTGCCGGCAAGGCTGACGCATATATCGGCAACCAGGTTGTGGCATCCTACCTGATCAAGAAGTTCACCCTGCCGAATCTGAAACTTGTCAGTCTTTGGCGGACGGATCTTCCTGGCATGCTGCGTTTCGCAGTCGCCAAGGACAATCCGATCCTCAAGGGAATTCTGCAAAAGGGGCTGGATGCGATCACAAGGCAGGAAAAGGAAGGGATTCTTTCGACATATCTGGATGCCTCCGGGTTCAAGCAGAAGATATTTTCACTGTCGAAAGCTCAGTGGGAATGGTTGAAGGCTCATCCCAGGCTTGTCCTTGGGGTGGATACGCAAAGCGCGCCTTTCGAGTTCATGGATGAAGACGGCGAATACAAGGGAATCTCGTTCGAGTACACACGTTTTATCGAGGACAAGCTCAAAATTGGCATGGAGCCTGCCAAAGGTTTGAACTGGGGAGAAGTGCTTCAGTATGCCAAGGAGGGAAGAATAGATGTCCTTACCTCGGTTGTGCGTACCCCGGAAAGGGAGAAGTATCTGCATTTTACGGAGCCATACATCTCGTTTCCCGTCGTTGTTTATTCTGCCAAGGAAGCTCCCTTGATCGGAGGAATCCACGATGTGCTCAAAGGAAGAATGGCCGTGGTGCAGGGCTATGCCACGCAGGAGTTTCTGCAGACCGATTTCCCGGATGTGCAGTTGACTCTCTACCCGACGGTTCAGGAGGCGATACGTGCCCTCTCTCTTGGAGAAGTGGACTGGTTCATCAATGATCTGGCTACAGGGGGTTATGCCATCGAGCACTCAGGGGTGACCAATCTCAAGGTGGCAGCATCGACCGACTATGCAATGTCACTGTCCATGGCCGTACGCAAGGATTACCCCGAACTGGTGGAGATACTGGACAAGGCCCTGAGCGTGGTGTCGGATGAAGAGGCAGCCGAATTCAAGGGGAAGTGGCTGGCGTTGACGTTCGAACACGGTTTGGACATGCGGACGGTTCTTTGCTGGGTGCTGCCGATTTCCGGGGCCGTCCTGCTGATTGTCGGGGGGAATAGTCCTGTGGAACAGAAGGATGGGACGTGA
- a CDS encoding DUF4389 domain-containing protein, with protein MSATRETTASRGAVARRFLYAVVALIFFEVVTLMIQLAVVFQHGYLLVAGKRSEPLRLFCNRLARYGYRIMRYATLNENIRPFPFGEFPMDKDCEPPARQVLFR; from the coding sequence ATGTCCGCAACCAGAGAAACAACCGCAAGTCGCGGGGCTGTTGCCCGGCGTTTTCTCTATGCCGTGGTGGCGCTGATCTTTTTCGAAGTGGTCACGCTCATGATCCAGTTGGCCGTGGTCTTTCAGCACGGCTATCTGCTTGTGGCCGGAAAGCGCAGTGAACCGTTGCGCCTCTTCTGCAACCGTCTGGCCCGGTACGGGTATCGCATCATGCGCTACGCCACGCTGAACGAGAACATCAGACCGTTTCCCTTTGGCGAGTTCCCCATGGACAAGGATTGCGAGCCACCGGCGCGTCAGGTATTGTTTCGCTAA
- the purN gene encoding phosphoribosylglycinamide formyltransferase, with protein MTLPIAVLVSGSGSNLQSIIDRIEAGELDAEIKLVVSNKPGAYGIERAKKHGIPYKVLLHTDFGSREEFDQAMGDVIEAAGVDRTGAIVMAGFMRIVTPGFLQRFDHRVLNIHPALLPSFPGVHGQSDAADYGVKISGCTVHFVDETMDNGPIVIQAAVPCSAGEDGGHLGPRILKLEHRIFPQAIQWLAEDRLVREGRHVRLRVSGKPLAAQPQADVAPAAPALVWPPLEQGF; from the coding sequence ATGACACTGCCCATCGCCGTTCTGGTTTCCGGGAGCGGCTCCAATCTGCAATCCATCATCGACAGGATCGAAGCCGGTGAACTCGACGCCGAGATAAAACTTGTGGTCTCCAACAAGCCCGGTGCCTATGGCATTGAGCGGGCCAAAAAGCACGGCATCCCCTACAAGGTACTGCTGCACACGGACTTCGGCTCCCGCGAGGAGTTTGATCAGGCCATGGGCGACGTCATTGAAGCGGCAGGCGTGGACCGCACCGGAGCCATTGTCATGGCCGGATTCATGCGCATTGTCACGCCCGGCTTTCTCCAGCGGTTCGACCACCGCGTGCTGAACATCCATCCCGCGCTGCTGCCCAGCTTTCCGGGTGTGCACGGCCAGAGTGATGCGGCGGACTATGGCGTGAAGATTTCCGGCTGCACCGTACATTTCGTGGACGAAACCATGGACAACGGTCCCATCGTGATTCAGGCGGCCGTGCCGTGCAGCGCTGGCGAAGACGGCGGGCATCTCGGACCACGCATCCTCAAGCTGGAACACCGCATTTTCCCCCAGGCCATCCAATGGCTGGCCGAGGACAGGCTGGTCAGGGAAGGCCGCCATGTCCGGCTGCGCGTTTCCGGCAAACCGCTCGCGGCCCAGCCTCAGGCGGATGTGGCCCCCGCGGCCCCGGCTCTGGTGTGGCCGCCTCTGGAACAAGGCTTCTAG
- a CDS encoding cysteine-rich small domain-containing protein, producing MKNSYRFFCNTDCEYFPCHKTARPEEFNCLFCFCPLYFLEECGGNHSRTEQGVKDCTNCLIPHTPKGYDYILKKLRERFELIRAGKG from the coding sequence ATGAAGAACAGCTATCGCTTTTTCTGCAACACGGATTGCGAGTACTTTCCGTGTCACAAGACCGCACGGCCCGAGGAATTCAACTGCCTGTTCTGCTTCTGTCCGCTGTATTTCCTCGAGGAATGCGGGGGGAACCATTCCCGGACAGAGCAGGGCGTAAAGGACTGCACCAACTGCCTGATTCCGCACACGCCCAAGGGGTACGACTATATCCTGAAGAAGCTCAGGGAGCGCTTCGAACTCATCAGGGCCGGCAAAGGGTAG
- a CDS encoding dimethylarginine dimethylaminohydrolase family protein, translated as MFTRAIVRRPSPEMIHGISTARLGLPDPGLALKQHDAYVRALEGGGLIVDVLDPEPGFPDGCFVEDVAVVCEGVAIVGSLGALARRGEQETVAPALARFRPIAHVEPPATFEGGDVLRMGNLFFIGLSTRTNPAGARSLAAILRSHGHEVRIVDCDIGLHLKTDVNPVGEDVLLVSPYFDLLPEFADFRRIVVEDDEAHARNSLWVNGTIFTPTGFPRTREKLERLGMPVMTLDVSEFRKLDGGLTCLSLRF; from the coding sequence ATGTTCACCCGCGCCATTGTCCGTCGGCCTTCGCCCGAGATGATTCACGGCATATCCACTGCCCGGCTCGGCCTGCCGGACCCGGGCCTTGCCCTGAAGCAGCACGACGCCTATGTCCGGGCTCTGGAAGGGGGCGGTCTGATCGTGGACGTGCTGGACCCGGAGCCGGGGTTTCCCGACGGGTGTTTTGTGGAGGATGTCGCAGTCGTGTGCGAAGGCGTGGCCATCGTCGGTTCGCTCGGAGCTCTGGCCAGACGAGGGGAACAGGAAACCGTTGCCCCTGCATTGGCCCGGTTCCGTCCGATAGCGCACGTGGAACCGCCCGCCACCTTTGAGGGCGGCGATGTCCTGCGAATGGGAAATCTGTTTTTCATCGGTTTGTCCACGCGGACCAATCCTGCCGGGGCCCGATCCCTTGCCGCGATTCTGCGTTCCCACGGCCATGAAGTCCGGATCGTGGACTGTGACATCGGGCTGCACCTCAAGACAGACGTGAATCCTGTGGGCGAAGACGTGCTGCTGGTTTCGCCGTATTTCGACCTGCTCCCGGAATTCGCCGATTTCAGACGCATTGTGGTGGAGGATGATGAAGCCCATGCGCGCAACTCGCTTTGGGTGAACGGAACGATTTTCACTCCAACTGGATTTCCCCGGACCCGGGAAAAGCTCGAAAGGCTGGGCATGCCGGTCATGACGCTGGATGTGTCCGAGTTTCGCAAGCTTGATGGCGGCCTGACGTGTCTGTCGTTGCGGTTTTAG
- a CDS encoding adenylate/guanylate cyclase domain-containing protein, whose product MGREISERKKAQAELAETLSSLDEKNQTLEGLSSKLSKYLSPQVYDSIFMGNRDVALTTERKKLTVFFSDIKDFTQTTDDMQPEDLTALLNSYFSEMSAIALKYGATIDKFIGDAMLMFFGDPETKGIREDAILCVRMAIAMQERMELLERKWHRMGYDKPFKMRIGINTGYCNVGNFGSEARMDYTIIGGEVNLAARLEGQADPGGVLVSSETYSLVQDIVKAEEREGISVKGIRRTIRPYAISGLRNETCQRSDRIVSYSQKGVELLVELDKLAPEERTSLSTRLRSLARELEN is encoded by the coding sequence ATGGGACGTGAAATCTCGGAACGAAAGAAGGCTCAAGCCGAACTGGCCGAGACCCTCTCGTCCCTGGACGAAAAGAACCAGACACTGGAAGGGCTTTCCTCGAAATTGTCGAAGTATCTGTCTCCGCAGGTGTATGATTCCATATTCATGGGAAATCGGGATGTGGCTCTGACAACCGAACGGAAAAAACTGACAGTCTTTTTTTCTGACATAAAGGATTTCACGCAGACCACTGATGACATGCAGCCGGAAGACCTGACAGCACTGCTGAACAGCTATTTTTCCGAAATGTCGGCCATTGCCCTGAAGTACGGGGCAACCATCGACAAGTTCATTGGTGATGCCATGCTCATGTTTTTCGGTGATCCCGAGACAAAGGGAATCAGGGAGGACGCCATCCTTTGTGTTCGCATGGCGATCGCCATGCAGGAACGCATGGAGCTGCTCGAAAGGAAGTGGCATCGCATGGGATATGACAAGCCGTTCAAGATGCGGATCGGCATCAATACTGGCTACTGCAATGTCGGAAATTTCGGGTCCGAGGCCCGCATGGACTACACCATAATCGGTGGAGAAGTGAATCTTGCCGCCCGTCTTGAGGGGCAGGCGGATCCCGGTGGGGTGCTCGTTTCCTCGGAAACGTATTCGCTGGTTCAGGACATCGTGAAAGCCGAGGAGCGGGAAGGAATTTCCGTCAAGGGCATCAGGCGGACCATTCGCCCTTATGCCATTTCCGGGTTGCGAAACGAGACCTGCCAACGTTCTGACAGGATTGTTTCCTATTCGCAAAAAGGGGTTGAGCTCCTGGTCGAACTTGACAAGCTGGCACCTGAGGAAAGGACGTCCCTTTCGACCCGATTGCGGAGTCTGGCCAGGGAGCTTGAAAACTGA
- a CDS encoding efflux RND transporter permease subunit, giving the protein MSLSALFVRRPVMTTLVMATILIFGIMAYLRLPVSDLPNVDFPTIEVRAELSGANPETMASSVATPLEKQFSTIAGLDSMTSINNLGSTRITLQFDLDRNIDDAALDVQSAITTALRRLPDDMTSTPSFRKVNPADSPILYLSLSSPTMRLSDVNEYAENFMAQRISMINGVAQVMVYGSQKYAVRIQLDPERLASRGLGVDQVAEAVRKGNVNLPVGTVAGPAREYIVRSSGKLVSAKDYRPLIVAWRNGSPVRLSDVARVFDSVAQTKRRNWYNDTPSLVLAIQRQPGSNTVQVVESVRALLPTFQAQLPEAVRLNVLYDRSQSIKESVADVKFTLMLTVGLVVLVIFLFLRKLSATAIPSLALPMSVIGTFAVMYLAGFSLNNISLMALTLSVGFVVDDAIVMLENIVRHTEMGKSRLEAVLDGSREIAFTIVSMTLSLAAVFLPVLFMGGIVGRLFHEFAVTICAAILISGFISLTLTPMLCNLILRPGVPNHPGRAFRAIEAGFESMRRFYRVSLDWTIRHHRLTMFVSVLVFVATVVLFRAIPKGFLPSEDTGRLQASTEAEQGVSFDIMTMRQKKLMRIVAADPAVDSFMSVVGGGGPNRGNNSGRLMITLKPREEREHDADQVLQRLRGKLSQVPGIRVFLRNPPPIRIGGRASKGQYQYTLQSPNTAELFRVAAVMEERLRELAELQDVTSDMEFSNPELNVRIDRDKASALGVSAYQVEDALATSFGNRKVSSIYAATDTYDVIMELAPEYQADPEALSMLTVHSANGKQVRLGTLATWDIGVGPLSVNHSGQLPSATLSFNLHPGVSLGDAVDKVDALARDVVPPSISTSFQGEAQAFQRSMTGMWLLLILSILVIYIILGILYESFVHPLTILSGLPSAGVGALATLMVFGVDLNIYGFVGIIMLIGIVKKNAIMMIDFAVEAQRGQGMDARSAIREGALIRFRPIMMTTMAALMGTLPIALGMGAGAEARRPLGLAVVGGLLVSQLLTLYFTPVYYMYLDSAQQWLRRMFGHGGEVERV; this is encoded by the coding sequence ATGAGTCTGTCCGCCCTGTTCGTGCGCCGTCCGGTCATGACCACACTGGTCATGGCCACGATTCTGATCTTCGGGATCATGGCGTATCTGCGATTGCCGGTGAGCGATCTGCCCAACGTGGATTTCCCGACCATCGAGGTGCGGGCCGAACTCTCCGGCGCCAACCCGGAAACCATGGCCTCGTCCGTGGCCACGCCACTGGAAAAGCAGTTTTCCACCATTGCCGGGCTGGACTCCATGACCTCCATCAACAATCTCGGGTCCACCCGCATCACGTTGCAGTTCGATCTGGATCGCAACATCGATGACGCGGCTCTGGACGTGCAGTCCGCCATTACCACGGCCCTGCGCCGGTTGCCGGACGACATGACGTCCACGCCGAGCTTCCGCAAGGTGAACCCTGCTGACTCGCCCATACTCTATCTTTCCCTTTCCTCGCCCACCATGCGGCTGTCCGATGTGAACGAGTATGCGGAAAACTTCATGGCCCAGCGCATTTCCATGATCAACGGCGTGGCGCAGGTCATGGTGTACGGTTCCCAGAAATATGCGGTGCGCATCCAGCTCGACCCGGAACGGCTCGCTTCCCGGGGGCTGGGTGTGGATCAGGTGGCCGAGGCCGTGCGCAAGGGCAACGTGAATCTGCCCGTGGGCACCGTGGCCGGGCCTGCGCGGGAATACATCGTGCGTTCCAGCGGGAAACTGGTCAGTGCCAAGGACTATCGGCCCCTGATCGTGGCATGGCGCAACGGCTCGCCCGTGCGACTGTCCGACGTGGCCCGCGTGTTCGACAGTGTGGCCCAGACCAAACGGCGGAACTGGTACAATGACACGCCTTCGCTGGTGCTGGCCATCCAGCGTCAGCCAGGAAGCAACACGGTGCAGGTGGTGGAGTCGGTGCGTGCGCTGCTGCCCACGTTTCAGGCACAGTTGCCCGAGGCCGTGCGGCTGAACGTGCTCTATGATCGCTCCCAATCCATCAAGGAATCCGTGGCCGACGTGAAGTTCACCCTGATGCTCACCGTGGGCCTCGTGGTGCTGGTCATCTTTCTTTTTCTGCGAAAACTTTCGGCAACGGCCATTCCGAGTCTGGCCCTGCCCATGTCGGTCATCGGCACCTTTGCGGTCATGTATCTGGCCGGGTTCAGTCTGAACAACATTTCCCTCATGGCCCTGACCCTGTCCGTGGGATTCGTGGTGGACGACGCCATCGTCATGCTGGAAAACATCGTGCGCCACACCGAAATGGGCAAGTCGCGGCTGGAAGCAGTGCTGGACGGCTCGCGCGAAATCGCGTTCACCATCGTGTCCATGACCCTGTCTCTGGCTGCGGTGTTTCTGCCCGTGCTGTTCATGGGCGGCATCGTGGGGCGGCTGTTTCACGAATTCGCGGTCACGATCTGTGCGGCCATCCTGATTTCCGGGTTCATTTCCCTGACGCTCACGCCCATGCTCTGCAACCTGATCCTTCGGCCCGGCGTGCCGAATCATCCGGGCAGGGCGTTTCGCGCCATCGAGGCCGGGTTCGAATCCATGCGGCGGTTCTATCGCGTGTCGCTGGATTGGACCATCCGTCACCACAGGCTGACCATGTTCGTATCGGTGCTCGTGTTCGTGGCTACCGTGGTGCTGTTCCGGGCCATTCCCAAGGGCTTTCTGCCCAGCGAGGATACCGGGCGGCTTCAGGCCAGCACCGAGGCCGAGCAGGGCGTGTCCTTCGACATCATGACCATGCGGCAGAAGAAACTGATGCGCATCGTGGCCGCTGACCCGGCCGTGGACAGCTTCATGTCCGTGGTGGGCGGAGGCGGTCCCAACCGGGGCAACAATTCCGGGCGGCTCATGATCACGCTCAAGCCGCGCGAGGAACGGGAGCACGATGCGGATCAGGTGTTGCAGCGGCTTCGGGGCAAGCTTTCGCAGGTGCCGGGCATCCGGGTCTTCCTCCGCAATCCGCCACCCATCCGCATTGGCGGGCGGGCCTCCAAGGGACAGTATCAGTACACCCTGCAAAGTCCGAACACGGCCGAGCTGTTCCGCGTGGCCGCGGTCATGGAGGAGCGGCTTCGCGAACTGGCCGAGTTGCAGGACGTGACCTCGGACATGGAATTCAGCAATCCGGAACTGAACGTGCGCATCGACAGGGACAAGGCGTCCGCACTCGGTGTGAGCGCGTATCAGGTGGAGGACGCCCTTGCCACGTCGTTCGGCAACCGCAAGGTGTCCAGCATCTATGCGGCCACGGATACCTATGACGTGATCATGGAACTGGCTCCGGAATATCAGGCCGATCCCGAGGCCCTGTCCATGCTGACCGTGCATTCGGCCAACGGGAAGCAGGTGCGGCTCGGCACATTGGCCACGTGGGATATCGGCGTGGGCCCGCTTTCCGTGAACCATTCGGGCCAGCTCCCCTCGGCCACGCTCTCCTTCAACCTGCATCCGGGCGTGTCGCTCGGCGATGCCGTGGACAAGGTGGACGCCCTGGCCCGGGACGTGGTGCCGCCGTCCATCAGCACGAGCTTTCAGGGCGAGGCCCAGGCATTTCAGCGATCCATGACCGGGATGTGGCTGCTGCTGATTCTGTCCATACTCGTGATCTACATCATTCTCGGCATCCTGTACGAGAGCTTCGTGCACCCCCTGACCATCCTGTCCGGCCTGCCGTCCGCCGGGGTGGGCGCGCTGGCCACGCTCATGGTGTTCGGCGTGGACCTGAACATCTACGGATTCGTGGGCATCATCATGCTCATCGGCATCGTGAAGAAGAACGCCATCATGATGATCGATTTTGCGGTGGAGGCCCAGCGCGGGCAGGGCATGGACGCGCGCAGCGCCATCCGGGAGGGCGCGCTCATCCGCTTTCGGCCCATCATGATGACCACCATGGCCGCGCTCATGGGCACCCTGCCCATTGCGCTGGGCATGGGCGCCGGAGCCGAGGCCAGACGTCCGCTCGGTCTGGCTGTTGTCGGCGGTCTGCTGGTTTCCCAGCTTCTGACCCTGTATTTCACCCCGGTCTATTACATGTATCTGGATTCGGCCCAGCAATGGCTGCGCCGGATGTTCGGGCACGGCGGGGAGGTGGAGCGCGTCTGA
- the greA gene encoding transcription elongation factor GreA, translating to MDRIPISVQGYEKVRAELAELKKQRPEVIKAIAEAREEGDLKENAGYHAARERQGWIEAKIGQIESRLPLFDVIDLASLGGDMVTFGATVELEDLDTDETKVYTLLGPDEADFANGSISILSPVGKALLGKEVGDEIVVDAPRGRIEYEIMDITFKR from the coding sequence ATGGATAGGATTCCCATTTCCGTTCAGGGGTATGAAAAGGTCAGGGCCGAGTTGGCCGAACTCAAGAAGCAGCGGCCCGAGGTCATCAAGGCCATTGCCGAAGCTCGTGAGGAAGGCGATCTCAAGGAGAACGCAGGATATCACGCGGCTCGTGAGCGTCAGGGCTGGATCGAGGCCAAGATCGGCCAGATCGAATCCCGGCTTCCCCTGTTCGACGTCATCGACCTTGCTTCCCTTGGCGGAGACATGGTGACCTTTGGTGCCACGGTCGAGCTTGAGGATCTGGATACTGACGAAACCAAGGTCTACACTCTGCTTGGTCCGGACGAGGCCGACTTTGCCAACGGCAGCATTTCCATCCTTTCCCCGGTGGGCAAGGCGCTGCTCGGCAAGGAAGTCGGCGATGAGATCGTTGTGGATGCGCCTCGTGGCCGTATCGAATACGAAATCATGGACATCACCTTCAAGCGCTAG